The genomic region CATCGACGTCTTCACCGACGGCGGCGGGCGGCGGCGGATCGGCATCACCGACGACGGCAGCGGCATGACCGCAAGAGACCTTGCGCTCGCCGTCGAGCGCCACGCCACCTCCAAGCTCGACGACGAAGACCTGCTTCAGATCCGCACCCTCGGCTTTCGCGGCGAGGCGCTGCCCTCGATCGGTGCGGTGGCGCGCCTCTCCATCACTACGCGGCACGCGAGCGAGCCGCACGCCTGGGCGCTGTCGGTCGAGGGCGGCGAGAAGTCCGAGATCATGCCGGCGGCGCTGGCGCATGGCACGCGCGTCGAGGTTGGCGACCTCTTCTATGCGACGCCGGCGCGGCTCAAGTTTCTGAAGACCGATCGCACCGAGGCGGAAGCCATCCGCGAAGTGGTGCGGCGCCTCGCGATGGCACGGCCCGACGTCGCCTTCACGCTCGCAGGCGAGGAGCGCGCGCCGGTGACCTGGGCTGCGGCGCTTCCCGGCGCGGCCGGACGGCTGACGCGGCTCGGCGACATCCTCGGCGCGGAGTTCCGCAGCCACGCCATCGAGGTCCATGCCGAGCGCGAAGGCGTCGTGGTCGCCGGTTATGCCGCGGCTCCCGCGCTGACCAAGGCCAACGCGCTCGGCCAATATCTCTTCGTCAACGGCCGGCCGGTGCGCGACAAGCTCATTCTCGGCGCCGTGCGCGCGGCCTATTCCGATTATCTGCCGCGCGACCGCCATCCGGTGCTGGCGCTGTTCGTCACGCTCGATCCGCGCGAGGTCGATGCCAACGTGCATCCGGCCAAGACCGAGGTGCGCTTCCGCAACGCCGGCCTCGTCCGCGCGCTGATCGTGCATGGCTTGAAGGAAGCCCTCGCACGCGAGGGCCGCCGCACCGCCGCCAACAGCGGCGAGAGCGCGCTGTCCTCGTTCCGGCCCGCCTTCACGCCGCCGCGCCCGGCAGGATGGGACTGGCGCGCCTCGCCATCCGCCCCGGTGGCGCCGATGCCGTCGTTCGAAGGCTCGGCCGCGCCCGCCTTCGCCGAGCGCGCGCAGGCGGCCTTCGACGTCGGCGCGCCCAGCGCCGATGTGCGGATCGAGAGCCAACCCGCCGGCGATCTCGTCGATCGCCCGCTCGGCGCGGCGCGCACGCAGATCCACGAGACCTACATCGTCTCGCAGACCCGCGACGGCCTGATCATCGTCGATCAGCACGCCGCACATGAGCGCATCGTCTATGAGCGGCTCAAGGCCTCACTCGCTGCGAACGGCGTGCAGCGGCAGATCCTGCTGATCCCCGAGATCGTCGAGATGGATGAGGCCACGGTGGAGCGCCTCCTGGAGCGCAGCGAGGAACTCGCCTCATTCGGCCTAGCTATCGAATCGTTCGGCCCCGGCGCGGTCGCGGTGCGCGAGACGCCCTCGCTGCTCGGCAAGACCAATGCCGGCGGCCTGTTGCGCGATCTCTCCGAGCACATGGCCGAGTGGGACGAGGCGCTGCCGCTCGAACGCCGCCTGATGCACGTCGCCGCCACCATGGCCTGCCACGGCTCGGTGCGCGCCGGCCGCCGCTTGCGGCCGGAGGAGATGAACGCCCTGCTGCGCGAGATGGAGGAGACGCCGAACTCAGGCCAGTGCAATCACGGCCGGCCGACCTATGTCGAGCTGAAGCTGAGCGACGTGGAGAAGCTGTTCGGGCGGAGGTAGTTCCGACCGTGTAGGATGGGTAGAGCGAAGCGAAACCCATCAATTCCACCCACGCGGTGAGACGATGGGTTTCGCTTCGCTCTACCCATCCTACTGCTTCCTCAAAAACACGAACTCCGTGTCGTCATAAGCCCGCCGCTCCAGCTCCTCAAAACCTTCCGGCGTCACGAACTGCGCGGCCTTCGCCTCCTCCACCACCAGCAGCGCGCCCGGCGTGAGCCAGCCGCCGTCGCGAAGGCTCGCGAGCGCCTTCTCGGCAAATCCCTTGCCGTAGGGCGGATCGAGGAACACCAGCGAGAACGGCTCGACGGGATGCGCTGGCCCGAGGTCGGTGGCATCGCGGCGATACACCTTGGTGACGCCGCCGAGGCCGAGCGCCTCGACATTGTTGCGCAACAGCGCACGCGCCTCTGCGCCATTGTCGACGAACAGCGTGAACTTGGCGCCGCGCGACGTGGCTTCGATGCCGAGCGCGCCGGTGCCGGCGAAGAGATCGAGCACGCGCGCATCTTGAATCGGATCGTCATAGGCGTGCACGAGAATGTTGAACACGGACTCGCGCAAGCGGTCCGCCGTCGGGCGGATGTCGCGCGAGGACGGTGAGGCGAGATTGCGCCCCTTCAAACGACCGCCGACGACGCGCATTATGAGACCCGAATGGTAGAGGCACGGAAGGTGAGCTCCCTTCCCCCTTGTGGGGAAGGGTTGGGGAAGGGGGTGCCACAAGCGGCGACCTCTCGTGGGGTACCCCCCTCCCTAACCCTCCCCCACAAGGGGGGAGGGAACGAGAGAATGCCGAGCGACGAAGAGCTCATCACTCTCAATCCTCCCGCGGCGTCATGTCGCGCTTGCCGTGATAGCCGCGCTTGGGACGGCGCGGCGGGCCGTAGCCGTTCGCCTCCATCTCGTTGCGCTCGCGCGCCTCCTCGCTGCCGGTGCGCTGCACCAGCACGCGGCGGCCCTTGCGATCGTTGATGACGGCGCGCTTGCTGGCGGGCTTCTTCTCGCCGGGTGTGTCGTCGACGCGCGAAGTTGACTTCGAGGGCACGTCAAACTGCGCGCCCGACTTCTCGATCACCTTGTCGCCGAGCTGCTCGCGCAGCACGCGCGCGCGGATCTCCTCGACCTGGCCTTCCGGAATCTCGCCGAGCTGGAACGGGCCATAGGAGACGCGGATCAGCCGATTCACTTCGAGGCCGAGATGGGCGCAGACATTGCGCACCTCGCGGTTCTTGCCCTCGCGGATCGCGAACACCAGCCAGACATTGGCACCCTGGTCGCGCTCCAGCGTCGCTTCGATCGGACCGTATTTGACGCCCTCGATCTCGATGCCGTTCTTGAGCTGGTCGAGCTGCGCCTGGGTGACGTCGCCATGGGCGCGGACGCGGTAGCGGCGCAGCCAGCCGGTGTCCGGCAGCTCGAGCGTACGTGCGAGGCCGCCATCGTTGGTGAGCAGCAAGAGGCCCTCGGTGTTGAAGTCGAGCCGGCCGACACTGATCAGCCGCGGCAGGCCTTCGGGCAGATTGTCGAACACGGTCGGACGGCCCTCGGGGTCGTCATGCGTCGTCATAAGCCCGCGCGGCTTGTGATAGAGGAACAATCGCGTGCGCTCGCGCTCCGGCAACGGCTTGCCGTCGACCATGACGACGTCGTTCTTGGTGACGTCGAGCGCGGGCGAATTGATGACGCGGCCGTTGACGGTGACGCGGCCCTGCGTGACCATCTCCTCGGCGTCACGGCGCGAGGCAAGCCCGGCACGGGCCAGCACCTTGGCGATGCGCTCGCCGGCCTTCTTCGGCTTCGGCGCGTCGTCGCGGCGCGGCCGGCCCTCGAAATCACGATCGCGCTCGCGGTAGGCGCCGCGGCCGCCGAAGGCGGGGCGCTTCTCGAAGATCCTGCTGTCGTCCTCGTTGTCGCGGCGCGGACGATCGCGGAAGCGGCCCTCGCTGCGCGGATGCTCCTGCCAGTCCATGCGGCCTTCGGGGCGCTTCTCGCGCGAGCGGTTGAAGCGCGGACGATCGTCACCCGTGCGCTCCTCGCGCGGGCGGGAGAAACGCGGGCGATCGTCACCCTCGTCCCGGCGCCGGGAGAAGCGCGGACGGTCCTCGCCACGGCCGCCCTCACGGCGGTCGTCGCGCTGACGCCAGGGCTTCTCGTCGCCGCGATCGCGGCCGCCGAAATCCTTGTCGAAGCTCTTGCGCGGGCGATCACCGCGCGGACCCGCCTCGCGCTTCTGCCACGGCTTGGAATCGCCGCGCTCGCCGCGATCGCGCGGGCGATCGCCAAAGCTGCGCTTGCGGTCGCCGCCCTCGAAGTCGCGGTCGCGGCCGAAATCCTTGCGCGGCCGATCCGAGCCGCCCCGCGAGAACTTGCGGTCCTCGAAGCGCCGCTCGCTTCGCTCGCCACGTGGCGTGCGCTCGTCGCGGTCGAATTTCGGACGTTCGCCGCGCGGCTTGAAGCTGCGCTCGCCGCGGCCCTCAGTGCCGCGGTCGTCGCGCTTGAAGCGGGGACGGTCACTGAAATCGCGGCGCGGTGCGTCCCCCTCCTCGCGGCGGCGGAATGGACTTCTGTCACGGTCGCCACGGGGCGGGCGGCTGTCGCGCGCGCCCTTGCCCTCGAAGCCGCGCTTGGCGAATTTCTTCTCGGGCCCGCGCGGCTTGCCGCTACGGCCTTTGGCCGGGCCTCGCCGGCCGCGGGAATCGTTGTCTTTGTCGCTGTCGCGAGGCATGACTAATCTCACTTAAGGGGTGGCGCGAGCATTGTGCGCGCTCGTTCCGAGCCGCATGCTCAGGCAAAATCGGTATCCACTCTTGCTGAAGGCGGAGCTAGTAGCAGGTTTCTGGCGATGATACGAGGCATGAAAGCCCCTTCTTTCATGGATTTGGCGCTTCTGGCGGCCGAAAATGCCGGAAAATCGGGCGAAGTTCCGATCGGGTGCGTGGTGGTCCGCGATCACGAGGTGATCGCCACCGGCGCCAACCGGACGCTCACCGACCGTGATCCGACCGCCCATGCCGAGATCATCGCGCTGCGCGCGGCCGCCGCGAAGATCGGCAGCGAGCGCCTCGTCGACTGCGACCTCTACGTGACGCTGGAGCCCTGCACCATGTGTGCGGGCGCGATCTCGTTTGCAAGGGTGAGGCGGCTCTATTACGGCGCCGCCGACCCCAAGGGCGGCGCGGTGGAATCGGGCGTGCGGTTTTTTGCCTCGCCGACCTGTCACCACGCGCCGGACGTCTATTCCGGCGTCGGCGAGAGCGAGGCGGCGCGGCTGCTCAGGGAGTTCTTTCGGGAGCGGCGGTAGGTCGGAGTCGCGTAGCCCGGATGGAGCGAAGCGCAATCCGGGACAGTGTCGCGGCGAGAATCCCGGATTTCGCTTCGCTCCATCCGGGCTACAAGATCGTCAAGCCAAGAAGAACTCGCGCAACGCGCTCGCGGTCACATCCGGATTCTCCTCGGTGAGGAAGTGTCCCGAATCCACCGGCATGCCGGAGGCGTTCGTGGCCCATTGCTTCCAGGTGTCGAGCGGCGTCGCGGCGGCTTGGGCGATGCCGGCATTGCCCCACAGCGCCAGCATCGGCACCGTGATCTTCTTGCCGGCCTCGAAATCGGCCTTGTCGAGGTCGTAGTCGAAATAGGCGCCGGCGCGGTAATCCTCGCACATTGCGTGGATGCGGGCGGGATCGCGGAACGGGGCGAGGTAGTGCTCGAGCGCGCGCTCGTCGATCGCGTCCAGCGTCTTCGACTTGGTCTGGCTCGCCATCTTGAAGCGCAGGAAGAACTCGCCTTGGCCTGCGATCAGCGTCTCCGGCAGCGGATAGGGTTGCGCCAGGAAGGTCCAGTGATAGATCTTCAACGCGTAGGCGCGGTTCATCCGTTCCCAGTAATTATAGGTCGGCAGGATATCGAGCACGGCGAGCTTCGACAGCCGGCCCGGATGGTCGAGCGCAAGCCGATACGACACGCGGCCGCCGCGGTCGTGGCCGGCGAGCGCGAAATGCACGTGGCCGAGGCGCTCCATCACCTCGACCATGGCTTTCGCCATGGCGCGCTTGGAGTAGGGGATGTGCAGCGCATCGCTCGCGGGCATGTCGGACCAGCCATAGCCCGGCAGGTCGGCGATGATCAGCGTGAAGTGCTCGGCCAGTTCGGGCGCCACCTGGTGCCACATCACGTGGGTCTCGGAGAAGCCGTGCAGCAGCAGCAGCGGCGGGCCCTTGCCGCCGACGCGGGCGAAGACGCGGCCGAACGAGGTATCGATCCATTCGGCGGCAAAGCCCGGATAGAGGTCGGCGAGATCGGACATCTTGTTGCATCCTTATGGATCAGTCGTGGGGCCGGCCTCAACAAAACGTCGAAAACAACCCCATGCACAGTACCGGTATTATCGTCGGGGCAACTAACCCCAACAGACGATTGCACATTCTGGATCGTAGATGTGGCGGCGCGGTGACAAACGAGCGCGAGATTCCGGATCGGCGCGTTTGCGCGCCGTCCGGAATGACGAGGCTAATTTTGCGCCTTTTCCGCCTCCACCGCCTGCCAGCCGATGTCGCGGCGGCAAAAACCGTCCGGCCAGTCGATGCGGTCGACGGCCTGATAGGCGCGGCGCTGCGCCTCGGTCACGGTCGCCCCCAGCGCGCAGACATTGAGCACGCGGCCGCCATTGGCGAGGATCGCGCCATCCTTGGCCACCGTGCCGGCGTGGAAGATCTCGACATTGTCGACCTTGGCCGCCTCCTCGAGCCCGCCAATGCGCGTGCCCTTCTGGCAGTCGCCGGGATAGCCCTTCGCCGCCATCACCACGGTCAGCGCGGATTCCTTGTGCCAGCGCAAGTCGAAGTGCTTCAGCTCCCCGTCGCAGGCGGCAAGCAGCGCCGGCACGAGGTCGCTCATCATGCGCAGCATCAGCACCTGGCACTCGGGATCGCCGAAGCGGACGTTGAACTCGAACAGCTTTGGCCCCTGCGTCGTCAGCATGATGCCGGCATAGAGCACGCCGCGGAACGGCGTGCCGCGCTGCTTCATGCCTGATACCGTCGGCAGGATGATTTTCGCCATGATCGCGTCGTGGATGGCGGGCGTGACCAGCGGCGTCGGCGAATAGGCGCCCATGCCGCCGGTGTTCGGGCCGACGTCGTGGTCGAACACGCGCTTGTGGTCCTGCGCGGAGGCGAGCGGGATCGCCGTCTCGCCGTCGCACAGCGCAAAGAAGCTGATCTCGCGGCCGGGCAGAAACTCCTCGATCACGACCTCCGTGCCGGCCTCGCCGAAGGCGCCCTCGAACATCATGGCGATGGCGTCCTCCGCCTCGCGCACGGTTTTCGCAACGACGACGCCCTTGCCGGCGGCGAGTCCGTCGGCCTTGACCACGATCGGTGCGCCCTGGCTCTGCACATAGGCGCGCGCGTCATCGGCGTTGGTGAATCGCTGATAGGCGCCGGTCGGAATGCCGAACTCGGTGCACAGCGCCTTGGTGAAGCCCTTGGAGCTTTCGAGCTGGGCCGCCACCTTGCTCGGCCCGAACGCCTTGATGCCGGCTTTGGTGAGATCATCGACGATGCCGGCCGCGAGCGGCGTCTCCGGCCCGACCACCACGAGCTCGACCGCGTTCTTTTTGCAGAAGTCGATCACGGCGGCATGGTCGGCGACATCGAGCGCCACGCACTCCGCCTCCTTCGCGATGCCGGCATTGCCGGGCGCGCACCAGAATTTGGTCACCAGGGGACTGCCTGCGATCTTCCACGCCAGGGCATGTTCGCGGCCGCCGGAACCAAGCAGGAGAATGTGCATCGAAGGCTCAGAATGAGGGGTTTTGCTGGGGGCGGAGGTCGCACGAATCGGGGTGGGGCTCAAGGGGGATGGAGGCGAACTCCCCGTCATTCCTGGACGGCTTGCTCCGCGGCCCCTTCTCCCTTGCGGGAAAATCAATAGCAGAAAAAGAGAAACAATATCAAAGCGAGGACCACCCAGCGTCCAGCGGGTTTTTAAAATAGAAATTCCGCTGGCACTTCGTGTGGTATTGATATCGCAGCATCAACTAACACGATCAGAGTCGCTACAGAACACGGACTGCGCTACCCTTGCCGAATGACAGGCATCACTGACTATTTTTTCGTCGGATTTGCCGGATTCCTTTATGTTATCGGCGAGTACAAACTTGCGTTTTGGTTCAGCGCATTTGGAATCGTAAATCACGCTCGAGCCGCCGTGAGGGCCGTTGTGGACCCGGATTGGTATATGCGCAAACGATTGGAAGCGAATTTACCAGTCGATTTCTTCAACTCTGGAATACGGGGTCTTCTGGCAATCAAGATCATAGTAATTGGCGTGCTCTCTTGGGCGGCGTGGCGTGCAGGCACACACGCCGGATATTTTTGACAATCCAACTATGCCAACCTTGCTAGCCATTATCTTCGGAGTTGCTGCTTACGCCGGGTACAAGGGATGGCCCCTTTACACAGTGATTTTCGTCGGCGGCGCTATGGTAATTTGGAACATGATGTATTTCCGAACGCGGCCAATGCAGGCCGCATCAGGCGGTCCGCTAGCCTACCTGTTTCGAATATCAATCATAAACATTCTCCAAGCGGCAGCGGCCTACGCTGCAGGCTATGGGCTGTATCGTCTGATTGGATAATCCCCGTCATCTCAACAGACGCATCTGAGTCCTCCGGTTGACGACCCGCGAAATGCGCATCAGGCACGCGCGACATCCTGATCGATTGCCCGTGACCCGCAGCCATCACGTCGAGACCCGTGCCGATGGCTGGCCCGATCACGTCCGGCTCTCCGATTAACGGATCCAACTTCGCTGCTGCGGCAAGCGTGGCGCGGATGTGCGGTCAAATTCGCGACGCTGTCATGGGGCCGGGTGCGGTGCCGGGCGCCCCCTTAGGATAGATTCGACCCCTGACTCGCGATTCTGATCCGTCGCAGCCGCCTGTGAATAAGTGGGACAACGTCCTCGGACTCGAACTGCTACCCAGCATTGTGCCATCGTAGCCACTCATCCGATTCGCCGGTGGGGGATTAAATGAAGTTGATTGAAGCTCACGTTACGAATTTCCGGTCCGCTGAAGACTCAGAACCTTTTACCCTTGAGAACGTCACTTGTTTGGTCGGTAAAAATGAGGCCGGTAAGAGTGCAGTGCTACTAGCGCTCGCTGCGCTTAACCCGCACCCGAGCACACCAATCGCCTTCGACCGAGAACGAGATTATCCCCGCCGTCACCTCACTGCATACTCGCAGAGACACAAGGGTGAGGAAGCGGTCGCGATCCAGACCAAGTGGAAGCTGACCGACGAGGAAATCGCAGATGTTCGCGCTGTCCTCGGTGACAAAGCACTCAAATCCCCAATTATTGAGATAAGTCGTCGATACAGCTCGGAGCCTGAATGGAAATTCGAGATCGACACGAAGCGGGCGGTTGCGCACCTGCTTGATGGTCGCGGCTTCAATCAGGAGCAGCTTGCCGCACTCAAGGTCGCCGACGACACTTCTGATCTTGCGGCAAAGATCGCAACAATCCCTGAACTAACTGAGGATCAGACCACGTTTCTGAATTGGCTCAAACCGCACGCATCATTCAAGACGCTTGTGTACGCGATCCTTAAGCCGCACTTTCCGAAGTTCATGTATTTTTCGAACTACGACCGGATGGATGGCGCGGTCCGTCTGGATTTCCTGAAGACGTGGAAGAGCAACAATGAAATTCTGAAGGACGAGAATAGCGGCGCGCGTTTGTTCATGGAATTTTTGGAGTATGCCGGAGTTCCACTGGATGAAATTCTCACCGTCGGTACATACGAGACGTTCAACGCCAAACTTCAGGCGGCCTCGAACAACATCACTGACCAAATACTTGAGTTCTGGACCCAGAATCCTGACTTGTCAGTGGTCGTCACCATTGATCCGGCCCGACCGCAAGACAAGCCCCCATTGAATGAAAACATTATCGGTCGAGCGCGCATCTACAATGCCCTACATCGCGTGGATACTCCCTTTCTCCGAGCGTAGCGCTGGGTTTGTTTGGTTCTTCTCGTTCTTAGTGAAGTTCGCGCAAGTGAAAGAGGATGCCACTCCCGTGGTCCTTCTGCTCGACGAGCCGGGCCTGACGCTACATGGTAAGGCGCAGGGGGACCTGCTCCGTTACTTCGACGAGAAGTTGGCTCCATTTCATCAGATCGTTTATTCAACTCATTCGCCATTCATGGTCGCACCGGACAAGTTGACTGCCGCAAGGGTAGTCGAGGACCAAGTAGAGTTGAAAGGCACCCGGCGCGTGCCGCTGGGAACGAAGGTCCGCGAAGACGTGCTGACGCGCGATCCCGACACCCTGTTTCCTCTGCAGGGAGCTTTGGGCTATGAGATCACGCAGTCGCTCTTCATCGGCAAGCACACACTTCTGGTGGAAGGCGCGTCCGACATTCTTTACCTGCAAGCACTTTCCTCCGCGCTGAAAGCGCGGAAGCGCACTGGACTCGATCCCAGATGGACCATGTGTCCGACAGGTGGAATCGGGAATGTTCGCGCCTTCGTCTCGCTCTTCGGCGGCAATAAGCTGGATATTGCCGTGCTCGCCGACCACACGAAGCAAGACGCAAAGAAAATAGGGGAACTACGAAAGAGCGAAATACTGCGAGCAGGAAACGTCTTCACAATCGCAGATTTTACCGGGAAGAACGAGTCGGATATCGAGGACCTGTTCGAAATCGGGCTGTTCGCGGAGATCGTAAACGAGGCGTATGAATTACCTACAAAGCACAGGCTAACGGCCACGAGCTTAGAGAAGGCTGATACAAGTACCGTGCGGCTCGTAAAAAAGGCGGAGGCAGCCTTCAATGTACTTCCAGAGCCACTGCCTACATTCGATCACTTCACCGCCTCGGCGTGGTTGATCCGCAATCTCGCTGTGCTTGATGCAACGACTCCCGGCGTGGAAGAGACGCTGGATCGGGCGGAGAAGCTCTTTGATGCAGTTAACGCGGCGATCCAGACTGGCTAGACCGGGGGCCGCCGAAAGAATGCAGCTATTGTCGTTGTCCAAAGCGAGCAATCGCATTGGGATGACAAGACGCAGACATTGCGCGAAGTGCCGGATGAGCGGTTGCATTCGCTGATTTGAATACGAGTAGGACTCGCTGAGATAACCCCTCACCCGAGTGAGTCTGCGTCTACCGTCCTCGCTGCCCTCTCCCGCAAGGGGCGAGGGCACAGCAATGCACATCGTGACCGAGGAGCTACACCTGCTTCCCCGCAATGATCTCCTGCAACGTCGCCACATGCCGCGCAAACGCGCCACGTCCGGAAGCTGTGGCAGTCACCCTGGTCTGCGGCTTCTTGCCGACGAACGCCTTGTCCACCGACACGTAGCCCGCCTTGGCCAGCGTCTCGATATGCGCACCGAGATTGCCGTCGGTGGCGCCGGTGAGCTTCTTCAGGCGGACGAATTCCAGCCCGACCTCCGCAGGCAGCGCGTTCAGCGCCGCCATAATCTTCAGGCGCAGCGGCTGATGGATGATGTCGTCGAGCTCGGCCATCCCGCTAGATCCGCCGCATCCAGAGGCCGCCGAGGGTCAGGCCGCCGCCGTTGACGGCGGCCATCCACAACAACAGCGATATGCCAGGGATGTAGAAATAGCCGATCAGCGTCAAGGCGACGATGGTGGCGCCGATGACGAGGAAGGCGTAGCCGAACCACACCCCGGCCATCATGTAGAACAGCATGATGTAGATCGGCCAGAACGCTGTCTGCTGGCGCGGCGTGAACTGACCGAAATAGCAGACGAAGATGCCGAAGGCGGCAATCAGCAGGAATGTCAGGAGATAGCGGCCGTCGAACACCCGGACGCGGCTTCGGGACCGGTGATAGGCGCCGATGGCAACGAAGCCGACGATCGACACCGCGTAAAGACCGATCCAGATGGCGAGTCCATGGCGCGGCCAGAACCAGCCTGCGATGTTGCCGACGAACGCCAGCACGCCCCACATCAACAACGCCAGGCTGGACACTTGATAGATGATCGACTGCCGCACGCGGCGGACGGTATCCTCGATCTCGTTCAACGCTTCGGAAGCCTGCTTGCTGTCGATCACGATGGCGCTCCGCTCCGCTCGACCAGTCCGGCGCCTGGCGTCGTCACGTCCGCTGGAGGCCGGTGCCTGCGGATCACGAGATAAGCGATCGCCATCGTCGCGATGGACACGACCAGCGCCGCCACGCCGGCCTGCTCGCGCGTCGTCACCGGCGCCAGCCGCAGCGTTGTGTTGATCGCCGCGGCCGACAACAGGGACACATAGGACCAGGCGATGAAATGGTAGTGGATCGATCGCCAGTTCGAAGGCCTCGGCATGCGCAACAGCGGAACGACGGCCAGCACGATGCAGCCGAAGTTCACGATCGCTGCGACATGGAAGACGTTGAAGTGCCCTGTGAACTTGTGGATCAGGAAGGTCGTGCCGTCGGAGACCAGCATGGCATAGACGTAGAAATAACCGCGCGCGCGATGGCCGGCGCCACGCTTGGGACGCAGAAACTGGATGAGTCCGACGGCGCTGCAAAGCAGCGCCAGCACCACGTGTATCGTTCCGGCGAGGGTCAGATGTGCGATCATGGTCAGCTCCCGGCGATCCCGCGCGTGGCGACGTCCTCGGCGATCGCGGAGACGGCCTTTGGATTCGTCACCATGCCCATATGGTTGATTCCGGCGATGATCTTCACGTCGACCGACGGCTTCAGCGCGTGCACGGTGTCCGCGTATTTGTCCGAGATCATCATCTCGTCTTCCGTGCCGCCGAAGATCGTGATCGGACGCGTCGTGGCCGGCAGATCGACGCGATAGCCGCGCGTCGCGAAATTGCGCATCAGGCGGTCGGAATAGGTCGCTGTCAAAATCCGTTCCGAATTCGCAGGCACCGCGAAGGCCAGCACCGGAAGCTGCGCGCAGCACTCGATGCCGAGCTTGCGCAGCGCGGCGAGGCCGAGCAGGCGCGGAATGTCGGGATTGGCCCAGCCGCCGGAATTCGGCTGGTTGGTCGGCGCGTCATAGCCGAGATAGGGCGCGAGCAGCACGGTGCGCACGAACATGTCCTGCATGATCGGTGTCGCGGCGACCCGCAGCGAAAAACCGGCACCGGCGGAATGGCCGATCAGGGTGAGCGGCAGGTCGGGCGCGGTCTTGCGCAGGTGGGCGACGAAATCGACGAGGTCGTCCTCGAGCTAGTCGACGTAGCCGATGTCGCCGCGTGTGCCGGAGCCGCCATGACCGCGGATGTCGAGGGCCCAGGTCTCCACACCGCGCGCGGCGATCGCATGCGTCAGGGCGTGGTTGACACTACCGCTGGACCCGGAGGAGCCGTGGATGAAGACCGCCCCGCCGCCGGTCGCGGCGCCGCCCGGCGAATAGTGGCGATAGCCGATCCAGGTCCCATCACGGGCCTGAAAGCGCTCGAGCGGGGGCAGCGTGGACCAGTCGATGCCCTTGGCGGAGT from Bradyrhizobium sp. CB1015 harbors:
- the mutL gene encoding DNA mismatch repair endonuclease MutL; its protein translation is MPVRQLPEQVVNRIAAGEVVERPASVVKELVENAIDAGASRIDVFTDGGGRRRIGITDDGSGMTARDLALAVERHATSKLDDEDLLQIRTLGFRGEALPSIGAVARLSITTRHASEPHAWALSVEGGEKSEIMPAALAHGTRVEVGDLFYATPARLKFLKTDRTEAEAIREVVRRLAMARPDVAFTLAGEERAPVTWAAALPGAAGRLTRLGDILGAEFRSHAIEVHAEREGVVVAGYAAAPALTKANALGQYLFVNGRPVRDKLILGAVRAAYSDYLPRDRHPVLALFVTLDPREVDANVHPAKTEVRFRNAGLVRALIVHGLKEALAREGRRTAANSGESALSSFRPAFTPPRPAGWDWRASPSAPVAPMPSFEGSAAPAFAERAQAAFDVGAPSADVRIESQPAGDLVDRPLGAARTQIHETYIVSQTRDGLIIVDQHAAHERIVYERLKASLAANGVQRQILLIPEIVEMDEATVERLLERSEELASFGLAIESFGPGAVAVRETPSLLGKTNAGGLLRDLSEHMAEWDEALPLERRLMHVAATMACHGSVRAGRRLRPEEMNALLREMEETPNSGQCNHGRPTYVELKLSDVEKLFGRR
- the rsmD gene encoding 16S rRNA (guanine(966)-N(2))-methyltransferase RsmD; amino-acid sequence: MRVVGGRLKGRNLASPSSRDIRPTADRLRESVFNILVHAYDDPIQDARVLDLFAGTGALGIEATSRGAKFTLFVDNGAEARALLRNNVEALGLGGVTKVYRRDATDLGPAHPVEPFSLVFLDPPYGKGFAEKALASLRDGGWLTPGALLVVEEAKAAQFVTPEGFEELERRAYDDTEFVFLRKQ
- a CDS encoding pseudouridine synthase gives rise to the protein MPRDSDKDNDSRGRRGPAKGRSGKPRGPEKKFAKRGFEGKGARDSRPPRGDRDRSPFRRREEGDAPRRDFSDRPRFKRDDRGTEGRGERSFKPRGERPKFDRDERTPRGERSERRFEDRKFSRGGSDRPRKDFGRDRDFEGGDRKRSFGDRPRDRGERGDSKPWQKREAGPRGDRPRKSFDKDFGGRDRGDEKPWRQRDDRREGGRGEDRPRFSRRRDEGDDRPRFSRPREERTGDDRPRFNRSREKRPEGRMDWQEHPRSEGRFRDRPRRDNEDDSRIFEKRPAFGGRGAYRERDRDFEGRPRRDDAPKPKKAGERIAKVLARAGLASRRDAEEMVTQGRVTVNGRVINSPALDVTKNDVVMVDGKPLPERERTRLFLYHKPRGLMTTHDDPEGRPTVFDNLPEGLPRLISVGRLDFNTEGLLLLTNDGGLARTLELPDTGWLRRYRVRAHGDVTQAQLDQLKNGIEIEGVKYGPIEATLERDQGANVWLVFAIREGKNREVRNVCAHLGLEVNRLIRVSYGPFQLGEIPEGQVEEIRARVLREQLGDKVIEKSGAQFDVPSKSTSRVDDTPGEKKPASKRAVINDRKGRRVLVQRTGSEEARERNEMEANGYGPPRRPKRGYHGKRDMTPRED
- a CDS encoding nucleoside deaminase, translated to MIRGMKAPSFMDLALLAAENAGKSGEVPIGCVVVRDHEVIATGANRTLTDRDPTAHAEIIALRAAAAKIGSERLVDCDLYVTLEPCTMCAGAISFARVRRLYYGAADPKGGAVESGVRFFASPTCHHAPDVYSGVGESEAARLLREFFRERR
- a CDS encoding alpha/beta fold hydrolase, with the translated sequence MSDLADLYPGFAAEWIDTSFGRVFARVGGKGPPLLLLHGFSETHVMWHQVAPELAEHFTLIIADLPGYGWSDMPASDALHIPYSKRAMAKAMVEVMERLGHVHFALAGHDRGGRVSYRLALDHPGRLSKLAVLDILPTYNYWERMNRAYALKIYHWTFLAQPYPLPETLIAGQGEFFLRFKMASQTKSKTLDAIDERALEHYLAPFRDPARIHAMCEDYRAGAYFDYDLDKADFEAGKKITVPMLALWGNAGIAQAAATPLDTWKQWATNASGMPVDSGHFLTEENPDVTASALREFFLA
- the purD gene encoding phosphoribosylamine--glycine ligase; translated protein: MHILLLGSGGREHALAWKIAGSPLVTKFWCAPGNAGIAKEAECVALDVADHAAVIDFCKKNAVELVVVGPETPLAAGIVDDLTKAGIKAFGPSKVAAQLESSKGFTKALCTEFGIPTGAYQRFTNADDARAYVQSQGAPIVVKADGLAAGKGVVVAKTVREAEDAIAMMFEGAFGEAGTEVVIEEFLPGREISFFALCDGETAIPLASAQDHKRVFDHDVGPNTGGMGAYSPTPLVTPAIHDAIMAKIILPTVSGMKQRGTPFRGVLYAGIMLTTQGPKLFEFNVRFGDPECQVLMLRMMSDLVPALLAACDGELKHFDLRWHKESALTVVMAAKGYPGDCQKGTRIGGLEEAAKVDNVEIFHAGTVAKDGAILANGGRVLNVCALGATVTEAQRRAYQAVDRIDWPDGFCRRDIGWQAVEAEKAQN